Proteins from a single region of Primulina tabacum isolate GXHZ01 chromosome 5, ASM2559414v2, whole genome shotgun sequence:
- the LOC142546976 gene encoding S-adenosylmethionine synthase 3, translating into MDTFLFTSESVNEGHPDKLCDQISDAVLDACLEQDPDSKVACETCTKTNMVMVFGEITTKGDIDYEKIVRTTCRNIGFISDDVGLDADKCKVLVNIEQQSPDIAQGVHGHLTKRPEEIGAGDQGHMFGYATDETPEYMPLSHVLATKLGARLTEVRKDGTCPWLRPDGKTQVTVEYYNENGAMVPIRVHTVLISTQHDETVTNDEIAKDLKEHVIKPVIPEKYLDEKTIFHLNPSGRFVIGGPHGDAGLTGRKIIIDTYGGWGAHGGGAFSGKDPTKVDRSGAYIVRQAAKSIVANGLARRCIVQVSYAIGVPEPLSVFVDTYGTGKIPDKEILQIVKENFDFRPGMISINLDLKRGGGGRFLKTAAYGHFGRDDADFTWEVVKPLKWEKPQG; encoded by the coding sequence ATGGACACCTTCCTGTTTACCTCTGAATCCGTGAACGAAGGCCACCCCGACAAGCTCTGCGACCAGATATCTGATGCAGTACTCGACGCCTGCCTGGAACAAGATCCTGACAGTAAAGTTGCTTGTGAGACTTGTACCAAGACCAACATGGTAATGGTCTTTGGTGAAATCACAACAAAGGGTGACATAGACTATGAGAAGATTGTGCGCACCACATGCCGCAATATTGGATTCATATCCGATGACGTTGGTCTCGATGCTGACAAGTGCAAGGTCCTTGTTAACATTGAGCAGCAAAGCCCCGATATTGCTCAAGGAGTTCACGGTCACCTGACCAAACGCCCTGAAGAGATTGGTGCTGGCGACCAGGGACACATGTTCGGCTATGCCACAGATGAGACTCCTGAGTATATGCCTCTCAGCCATGTGCTTGCTACTAAATTAGGTGCTCGGCTGACAGAAGTACGCAAGGATGGTACATGTCCCTGGTTGAGACCTGATGGCAAGACTCAAGTTACGGTGGAGTACTATAATGAAAATGGTGCAATGGTTCCAATAAGGGTACACACAGTTCTCATCTCGACTCAGCATGATGAGACTGTTACTAATGATGAGATTGCCAAGGATCTGAAGGAGCATGTCATCAAGCCAGTCATCCCAGAGAAGTACCTTGACGAGAAGACGATTTTCCACCTCAATCCATCTGGTCGGTTCGTTATTGGTGGCCCTCATGGTGACGCAGGTCTCACGGGCAGAAAAATCATTATTGACACCTATGGTGGTTGGGGCGCCCATGGGGGTGGTGCCTTCTCTGGAAAGGACCCCACTAAGGTCGACAGAAGTGGTGCATATATTGTGAGGCAGGCTGCCAAGAGCATTGTTGCTAATGGCCTTGCTCGCAGGTGCATAGTACAAGTCTCATACGCCATTGGTGTGCCTGAGCCGTTATCTGTTTTTGTTGACACTTATGGCACGGGGAAGATCCCTGACAAAGAAATCCTGCAAATTGTgaaagaaaattttgatttccgACCTGGAATGATCTCGATTAACTTGGATTTGAAGAGAGGTGGTGGCGGAAGGTTCTTGAAAACCGCTGCATACGGGCACTTTGGAAGGGATGATGCTGACTTCACATGGGAGGTAGTTAAGCCCCTCAAATGGGAAAAACCCCAAGGCTAA